The following coding sequences are from one Shewanella violacea DSS12 window:
- a CDS encoding OadG family protein has product MNSIPEQITQAVGIMFLGMGLVFVFLIVLILCIKLVAMKFAPLPQEKATRTTENESTQDGGVDPKIVAVITAAIHQYRAKA; this is encoded by the coding sequence ATGAACTCGATACCTGAGCAAATTACCCAAGCCGTAGGCATCATGTTTTTAGGTATGGGCCTAGTCTTTGTATTTCTGATCGTACTTATCTTGTGCATTAAATTGGTGGCAATGAAATTTGCTCCTTTGCCCCAAGAAAAAGCAACAAGGACGACAGAGAATGAAAGTACCCAGGATGGAGGGGTGGACCCAAAAATTGTCGCGGTGATCACTGCGGCTATCCACCAATATCGCGCTAAAGCATAA